The Vanessa cardui chromosome 2, ilVanCard2.1, whole genome shotgun sequence genome contains the following window.
CAGATTTAGAGTAATCTAGATACCGCATGTTAATtcgaaattatgaaaataaccgTAACAGCTATTTAATACATACGATGACGTCATCCGTACTTgaacatcataaaataattttgaataaaacaatcatAGGTAATACCACAAACTACCATAGATGAGTTTGTATAACTGCTCAATTATAGGAACACAAACTAAAGTAACGCGTCAAATACTATAATATGTGCACAACCTTCGAGCATGTTTGTTGAAATTTATggttgagattttttttttatcaaactgCATAGTCAACGTCATAGAAGATATAGTGCCTAAGTGTATACgtaaaatatagatagattCTAAACAGAAAGTtttactttgtgcaagcccatctgggtaccAACGAcccatcagatattataccgctgaacaatatatattattgttgtgttccgttttgagtgagccggtgtaactacaggcacaagggacagttTTGTCCAAATCTTAGCTACCAAGGTTcgtttaaggaatggttatattCCTAAGGAATAATTATGTGCCTGTGAGACAGGGCGAATGTCTATGAGCGGTCGTGACCAGTTGCCATAAGGTGGTCCAATTGCCTAACTGCCAAcctgttacataaaaaaaacaaatcctttTTTACACTAGCTAGTAACAACCTTATGAGGTTGTAACAACTGTATGTTATACTTACCAACGCAACACAATGAAAGCAATTATAAGCAAACAATAggtttttatctaaataaaatttatttcgttttacttaatTAAGTCAGCAAGTATAGCTAACgagttaagtaaaataattgaggtggaaatttaaatataatataatgttcagACTTATTTATTGCTatgcaaatttttattttatcttaattttgcgctatacaaatgttataaatattaaaaaattagtgCTCAAGGCGACAACGCAGTCATTGAAAtagcaaacatttttaatatccgattattcatttacataaaaaaaattgacgacCGCCTTGGTCGTCAATttgtagtgtgtacaccggttttcatgggtacgccattccgagttcccgggttcgattcccagctaaGTGGATCTAGAAAAAAGcttatttagttttctatgttgccttggatCTGGACGTTtgtaccgtcgctacttctgattttccatgaaaCAAGtcttttagctacttacattgggatcagagtcatGTACGTGAtgctgtccaatatttattattattattatattcaatacaagataaaGTGTTGTAATGTTATTGATTCATATCAGTTGATACTTAGTTGGAGTGTCAATGTTAATGACAACGAATTCAAGTGCTTTATGCACTTTATCGATTATATAATCAAAGATAGACTTTATGCACACTAATGACCTTtcagagaaaatatttttttaatagaaaaatgtacATGTACGTAAAGAAACGGCTCAATAATAATTAGAACACATGGATTAATCTAAGCTTACGAGTTCAATCACGGGCTAGCTGAATATCATGTGTTTAATTCATCTTTATTcgtattgaaaaatattgtaaaatgataACCTCCAAATTACGtcagatatttttttccatatatCAACCAATACGCATTGGTGCCATACCAATAGCGTGGTGGATAACCTGACTCCTCAAAAAGGACAGGAGATTTTAGTCAATTAGTGGACATTTACAGTATAGGTCATAATAATATCTAATCTCTGTATTGTTTTTCTCATTGCAGATACCAAACCCTGACATCTTCCTCCAGACCCCGTACAACTGCACAGCGAAGCCGCCGTACGACGTCAACGCTAACTCGACGTATATGAAGGCAAAAAGCCTCTTGTACCCCGTGAATGTTGCTCGTAACATCGCTAGAGAGGCTGCAGTCACTCATTTTATACTGCCTTCAGATATAGAGCTATATCCTAGTCCTAATTTAGTACCCAGGTTCCTAAACATGATTGCCAGAAACGCTAAACCGTTAAGCACTTCCACTAGGCCTAGAGTCTTCCCAATAAGCatatttgaagtcggtgccaaagCACAAGTAAGTTCAAACATAGTACGctctatcttttgtttttttttttcttttcttgttCTAAAACTACAAAatgccttaattttttttcataaaaatattcaatttttcttCGATTTGTTTGAAACTAATTATTTCCTAAATTATGGTACTTTTAAGATTTATACGTTTACTATATAATCTTCAATGAAGTTGCTCATTAAAATTCTGATATTCCAGGTGCCTTCGACGAAAAACGAGCTGCAAGGGATGTTAGCAAACAAGACCGCTATaccgtttcataaattcgtCTGTCCCAACTGTCATAACATACCCCAGGGGCAGCAATGGATGAACGCGCCGGAAACTAATCGTAAGTACCCCAACCAATATAAACAGAAGAtcgaaattttgatttattatacattttatttctaagataAATTCGAAgataatgtaaattatactacgataaatctttacatagtataaaacaaagtcgcttaccgctgtctgtccctatgtacgcttagatctttaaaattacgcaacggattttgatacggttttttttttaaaagatagtgttttgacgggaaggtttttgtatataatacatggacactATTCTAAGGAAACCCTATTTTAGAAGAAGAAGatgtatcgtaaataaacaaattatgtagtatatttgatgagtcgagatggctcagtggttagaacgcgtgcatcttaaccaatgattgcgggttcaaacccaggcaagcaccgctgattcatgtgcttaatttgtctttataattcatctcgtgctcagcgatgaaggaaaacatcgtgaggaaacctgcatgtgacaaatttcattgatattctgccacatatgtattccaccagcccgcattggaacagcgttgtggattatgttccaaaccatctcctcaaagggagatgatgcctttatcccagcagtgggaatttacaggctgttgttgttgttgttgtagtagtatatttagtatagcacccgtgcgaagccgaggcgagTCGCTAGTAGATAATAAATTGCTCTGCTCTCCgtttggttttaatttttcagCTAAAGTAGCATAAAATCACGATTCCAAATAATTAATCGCCTTCAAAACGGTCGCGACTTGACGTACATGCGATCAGTTGACACGATTGAATATCAATGTCAATATGTGATAGAATTCGGTCATATTTCATACGATGTGAATCGGGGTCGATCTCGTTTTCGTGTGATTAATTACGATGCATCGGCAATTAATCTCGTGTTGTCGGTCGTGAGCTATTTATGCCGTAAAGAGCATGGCGTGGTCGTATGGGGCATTCTAATTGCGTATTATGGTTCAATGACCGCGCCTTACGCGCTGGTCGGCCCCATTCTTACGCGAATTTGCAAAAAAAGCAAGCTTTAATAAGCTACTGCTATcattgcataaaatattatttcatgtaatccaatgatattctaataaacagatatgttatacccatactaaacaacagaaaaaatgtgccgcgccggggaccgtttattttacatttcgttacaagtaaaaaggatagcttgataaaaacaataagtaaaacggataactagatgttttaattacgcaaaacgtattactacataattatgatgtattataacgtattactggcataattatgatgaaaacgactaaaggcaaatgtcccaattaggacgttttctagtcttgaTCATTGATGTAATCCATGACCTTTTAATGGCAAATAAttctcttttttaaataaacgagtATTACTTACCGACTAtcgtcaatttattttttaatatataattattattatttagccttaaattattttttgaagacACTTTACATGATCCAAAATagtaaacttgtttttttttgttgtagaaATGGACGTATTCCATGTCGGCAAACGGCGTGGGAAGTTCGTACACTGGGAACCGATCTTCATAGGAACACACCAAGATCCTTACTATGATGAACGACTTAGTTGGGAagggaaaaaagataaaatgacacaggtaatattattataaacaaataaaaatatgctgtTCTAACGTAAAAATCCATATAAAAGTATCTTAAATAACACTCCAAGAATATATTGACAATAATCATCCACATTTGTACTTTTATCATTGAAGGACAACAATGTGTCCTTCGCTgagaaaagtataaaaaaaaagttccatatttaaatattagaagaatattgtaaatgtcaacccaaataaaaaataaaactttttaaacacTAACCTTTTCAATTTTACAGGGTTACATTCTCTGCGTCAAAGACTACGACTTTATGATACTGAACAATGCGTTCCTAATACACAAACCCGGCATCAAACACTACGTGAAAAACGAGAAGAGGGACAAAATCGCTGGTAAACAATCGTTATTCATAAAGTCTGTCATAATGCCACAACTAAAAACTCTTTTCGGAACGCGGAATGGCTGTGCACTGTAATGTGGcattcaaatattaaacgacccaattaaaaatcaaaacgcGCGTTCACATCTCCATACTAGGGTGTGTTTATCCGCCTGATTTTTCTAGAACTTTACTGATTGTGTCGACTCGGAACGaaacatatcaaaatattatttgtatttaaattaaaataaatttagacatAACTCAGTAACTCTCGAATCCGTGTCACTATGACTTGTAAAGCTAGTAACACAGTGCCTGTAAGTTTATATtactaaatttgtattttgtatctgTGTATTCGTATTAGTAAAACGCTATACcgatttcaaaataaaagataaaaccgAATTTCCTAGACTGTTCTTCCTACACGAGGCCTATACGAAATTTGTGTGAaagatgaaaaattaaataatgtaagttAAATgctgtatatat
Protein-coding sequences here:
- the LOC124536030 gene encoding beta-1,4-glucuronyltransferase 1, with protein sequence MLNNRRNFIFRVSIVINIVVLLYAAMHLSSNSTPGVEWVPITVDGSERSAEFRYINREEIHNDTDTRPPESSVRNFEESTSQKTPSTMPTTNKTASSTASIPELEKKIISVLPELETSNSTALEIDDEDALNPATLAYLRTLLGCNDKDMLPQTIQRGEYWVLKNFVRADHGFIQCHESITYTTHAGFEFLDNVQPLVERWMAPVSLAIHAPGADMGPTVNSIRYLRDCLGNELIKQYVTFHVFFSHKNLPSSIPNPDIFLQTPYNCTAKPPYDVNANSTYMKAKSLLYPVNVARNIAREAAVTHFILPSDIELYPSPNLVPRFLNMIARNAKPLSTSTRPRVFPISIFEVGAKAQVPSTKNELQGMLANKTAIPFHKFVCPNCHNIPQGQQWMNAPETNQMDVFHVGKRRGKFVHWEPIFIGTHQDPYYDERLSWEGKKDKMTQGYILCVKDYDFMILNNAFLIHKPGIKHYVKNEKRDKIAGKQSLFIKSVIMPQLKTLFGTRNGCAL